The sequence ATATCTTGCatgcaaatttttatttttatttttatttttagataattatttaaaaaacttatttaaaaaaaacaaagtcttttaatctaatttaacCATGAATCAGGTCACGAGTTAAGTGAATTAACCTGATTTGATTCAGATCTATAAAAACCATCAttgttctaatatttttttttaaaaaaaaaaataaaaaaatttgcaaagatgtcattttgataaaatttttaaaaaatgttgattGAGTGACTCAAATGGCGAGTAATTTTATATATCTAGTCAATCAAATTACATTATATCAACTCTaacccaatttaatttaaaagatagACAAGTCTAAAGGTTGGATTAGCAGGTGAATGAGTTGACTTGtacatcaatattaattaaacaaccCAACTAAAAACTTTCTAAGGTAGTGCACAAGTAACTTAATTACTATAGTTCTCAAccatttctctttttctcaaacaaaaaaccctaaaaaacaccACCCTTCTATAAAACAGTTCAGTAGCTTTCTCTTGTATTTCTCTCCAACAACACCTTTATTTCTTTGTAGTTTAGATCATATTAGTTCTGTCTTTTGTGTCTAAAGATTTAGATCTCTTGTGTTTAGATTTATCTTATtgtttatatgatattttttttttgcctcagCTGGTCAtcatgatttttctctttttaataaaggattgaatattatttaatattttatgaagcAAATTAACATTCAATAGTTTTGAATCATCCATCAATGAAGTATAAGACTCGTTTCTTCATTGatttatgatataataataatatagatttatttgtaattaaataGCTATTTTCCTTCctcagaaaataataataataatgataataacaataataaatcacAATTAAAAGCAATTAATTAGTAATCTAACCTCAAATAAGGACAACCCGTTACCAAAAATGAAATCCACGGATCCTTCAATGTAGCAATCCTTGTAATAATGCCTGCCCACATGATCATATAGTGTGTCCTGCGCTCCCAAGAATTTGCACCCCAGGAAAGCTGCTGTATCTGCCGATATTCTCAATGCTACTGCTTGCTGTCCCATGGCTCCCGGCGCCGGCAGCGGCGCCGTGTTCTGCACCGCAATTGCCCTTACAACATGAAGCACTCAGagcaaatataatatatattttgtaggTTCAGAGCAAAATATATGTTACCTTGAACGTGATGTTCTTGGCAACAAAAAACGGGGAATTCACAGCAAAAGTAGCCGAACTGTAGGTTCCCATAGGTTGTCCTCTAGCTCCTGGTGTTTGAGCGGTGTCTCCCCATTGAACGATTGTATTATCTGCTCCTGCTCCTTCCATGGTTATGAAGGATTTTAATGGAGGTATATTCACCTTTTCTCTGTAAAAGCATGCAAGAACATGTATCCTTGAtcaattttcattgattttgaagGGGAGTTTTGTCAGCTAAAACAAGCTACAGTGCCTGGTTGATCCAACAGCATCCACACCGACAGttttgagaaaaaagaagactGTATATCTAAGCTGGTAGTTCATAGTTGCTTAAGAGCTGTTAACCACataattttctagaaaattaaagtaaaaaaaaatatatggaagtTTCCTATTCAATGCAATATTTTTAggcatgaattttaaaaaataatattgattaaggaaaatcataaagtttaaaaaattctttaggcgtaaaaaataataataattcaagataaaacttcaaacattataaaaacaaattcatacaATATTCCatcattaaaaacatttatatagctattttttaatatagagtGGGGGCCCATGCCACGTGGCCTTATTCCAATCATCGAGATTGGCACTAGCTTTAAAATCACAGAGAATTTAACAATATTCCATCTAAAATTAGGAGAATCTCACTTTTCCTGGTAGCTGACATTGTTAGTTCTTTTTTTGCTCTTATTTTAATTCTAAGTGGAAAATAACATATACTTATTTTTACTGAAAATAATACATTTGTTGTCGGCTTATAATTTATTCGAACAACAATATGTATTTAATGACTTTatgaaattcaagattatatatatatatatatatatatatatatatatatataatttgttgaTGAATTTACTATCTCGCTTTATAGCTATGaattaataaagtaaaatttattttttggattttagaaCTCTAAATCTTAGGATGAAATAgtaaatttgtttaaattcCTCGTCAAATTCCTAcataaataaaactcaattaaagaCATAtcactaaaatttaatttttattggattagATTTGatgaatagttttatattactttttaatataaatttttgaatgaaaatcttcaaaaacctgtttaattttattaatttgataaaaataaaataaagatataagATTTAAAGTCATGAGCacttaaatactaaataatataattatctcaacataaaaaaatacttaagcttttaaataatattataaaaaaggttttatattagtttgtaataagaagaagatccctttcaaaatcatttttctatAGAAATATAAAACTGAAGCCTGATAAAAGTTTGAATTAGTGGATTGAGGGAGCGATTCTTTGAACAGCCGTTGTGTTTAGAAATTCAGCTGTGGAGGAAccatcaattcaattcaattcaatgcaTATGGATTGATTTCCTATCGCTTCAAAAGGTAAAACAACACAAAAGAACATACACAGGCAAACTCCAGAGATGTTTCTGCAGAATCAGACCAGTTTGTAAAGGCTAATGCAGAGCACGCAACGAGGAAAAGATGGAGATAAAACTCACTTGTAAACTCCTGCACGGATTTTTATGATCACCCTCACAAGATTGATGAACGGAAGAGAATCAATTGCCTCTTGAATTGTTGTGAAGTCGCCGGCGGAGGGATTCTTGGCGACAATAAGGGTGTAAGAAGGGAAAATCTTATTCTTTGCTGCTTTGAAAACAGAGTGTTTAAGGCTACCAACGAACGTGACCCACTTCATGAATTGCTGCTCCGAGAATTGAACTCTGCTCGCATTCATCATCGGTGGCACTCCCCGAGGATTTCTTGTTCTTAACCCTTTGGTGTGGCACAGTGTTTGGCCGGAATTGAGGAGGAGGATAGCAAGAACGAAGAGGTGGACAGAGCTGTATCGACTGTTTGACATTGTTGCATGTGAGAAAGTGTGAGCTGTGAACAATGGAAAGAATATTAATGCTGGCTGTGGCTGTGTGGTGCTTCTGTGTGGTTTATAtaactaatttgttttttaggagGGCAGCCTATTCGACGCCATTTAGGTATCTCTGCATTTGAAAACATAATACCTAGAACTAGAACTACTAGCAGCCAATAACATGGTGCCATAACTTGAATCGAAGCTCTTTCACCACCGAACCAAACCACTAGTTTTACTTTACGTGGAAAGGGGTGTCCACAATCATACACATGAGGGAAGAAGAGGTCACGGGCGGTGCTTCCGCTAGGAGACAGAGAGGAGCGAACAATCTAGGCCACAAATGGTAGCactttttgtcttaaaaaaatggACAGATACGATTTCAAACAGCCcgtattctttttcttcttgtttttgtgcTCGTGAACCTCTGCTTCTGTTTGCGTGTGGAGGTGAATATTCCTTTGGAATGATGGGCTTTGTTTCCCTGCATACCCTCTTCTGGGGCTCTTGGGTGCCTCTCTTTGTATCATGAGTCATGACATTGGCCACGAATAAAACCTAGTTAATGGGACTAAAAAGGTTAGGATAATTAAGCATTTTATCGTAATTTGAGCACTTTGTATGGTTCAGATCAATCCGGCTGCCCGTAGAAAAGTAATATTTGATTGAAGCGTGGAGAGGCGTTCCGACAGTCGGTTCCAAGATGACTTTTTTAAATTGCAAGCACATTGGGTTTTTGGTAAAGAGATAGGCCACTTCCtcttctatgaaaaaaaaaaaaacgaaaaaaaaaaagaaagaaagatgatttCTAAGagttcaataaaataaagtgatcttaatttttccaataaaaaagatgTAGTTTTTTAGTACAATGAAAAGTAAATTtcataaaacttttttaaagtaaaatatttatgaacCAATCTTGTTTTTTAGATGGCTAACAGAGtcacttaaataaataatatgatataagtttttaaattttaatgttgtTCTAGAGAGAACAAACAAAGATATTGTGtgagaaagtttttttttttctaactaactgacataaaaaataatagagagtCCATTTTCTATTAACCATTTTATACTTATATTGATGGAGAGTCATAAACTTATCAGAACTCTTTCAAATAAGAGTCCTAGAATTAAAGTTGGCTCTGCAAACTTAATCctgagaccaaaaaaaaaagcatatgtgAGGAATGTTATATTAAACTTGTTATCAAAACTaacataatattattgttaGTTTATATATCCTGTAGCTAATCAGTTGGTTACATGTGGTACTATTTTATTCATGTAGaacaaatttagttttattaaataaagatattatttatctttaatattcatttatatttaatttatgaatttaatgtttgataaatgaatctagagtaaagataaagttcataaaacaaaaacactttgcaaatgaaattataaagatGTTATAATTATCTTTCTATTGCATCAAAagtgttgtttctaatgttccTGGTCAATTATCTCttaataatgaatatttattagagttgttgagacaagtacatattatgttctttcctATATGAAATAAATCAGTTGATCTCATAAGCTGAGGTATAGGGGatacctagaactaatatgtaggcGTTTGTTAGATGACATATGCACTAAGCTAACCCGCATGAGAATTCCATATGAATATATCATTTGTGTCTATGGAAAGACTAATGTGACAATTGTGTAAGTGAtctttagacttgagatcactagATTATCTTATATATAAAGAGTGTTATTTTTTGATCTCATTACACGCTATCTTGGTAAAGGTAATAAATGGCCAGAcattagatataatataaactatataaaagtatttgagTGATCAATAAATGATTCATCACTCTAGGTGAATCAAGAAAAATGTTCCacatgttctcaaatagtattgattgttaAATCCTTGTGCAaagtggaatgagatttgaaaaatatttcaaatcttattcaaatgattAATGACTATTGTgaacaaatatgatttgacatGGCAGACACATTCcatgctaaaatatttaaattataacattattgatgaatgaATAATAATCACATTGAGAATCAGGGAAAATATTTCATATGTTCTTAAATAGTATTGATAGTTAAATCCTTGCGTAAGgcggaatgagatttgaaaagagtttcaaatcttattcaaaagatcaatgactataatgttgtgaaaaaatatgatttgacatgGCACACACACCCcatgctaaaatatttaaattagaatattattgatgaatggATAATAATCACACTGAGAAACCGATTATTGAAAAGTTAAGTCAAAcgaattataaattttctaatACTTAGAGGATCGTGACACATTACTAGACGATGcacttcaaatataaattaatcaattattgaattgataataaactAAATTGTTTACTTTAtgtaattctatttatttagaagtataatttatatttggtccAACATATTAAaacctaatgggtcacacacattaagaaccattagtcagaaattaaactaaGATAATTgatcaagtgtgacttgattgaaaataattttagaaattaaggactaaatGGATTTAATTCATGGATTATAAATCTAGTTCTGGAATAATCAAGTAGGGACttgaatgattaaatttttaaaattatccttaaataatatatggatattatttaagaggaaagttgatattttatcatttatagggtttttagaATTCCTTATAAATATAAAGCTAGGCCTATTATTTTggtacagaaaaaaaaaaaagttatgtcagataatttttacaaaaaaactacGTAAACACAAAATTAGAGTTAGCACTCTAAACTTAGCAAACCCCTCTCTTCTAAATAgaaatttaagagattttttattggTGATTTGTGTGAATTATCATTAGAGGCCGGACAAGTGGACGACTTGTAGTTTCCTTttaagttttggttttgttttttttaatcatatttggTATTTTAGCATACTCTCATACATAAACATCTTGGGTTTCCTTTTATAATCTTAACATGTATGACACTTTTCACTATTTTAAATAGtccaagaaaaaatagattaattttattgcatgtaTGTGCATCCTGTGATGTATGTTATAACTTTAGTTATGGGATACATCATAAGGTTTGGCCGGTAATAAAACGCCTTActtagcaaagaaaaaaattccaatttcTTTCATAAAATTTCCAATTTTCAAGCTtccctttctttaaaaaaaaaatatatgattttttattttattatccacAGATAATGCCTAAAGTAAATGAACCGTAATAGGTCATTACTTTTAGGTATCAGTTAGGGataacggtttttttttttcatgaaaatactttggttttcaaaaaatgaaacattttttttttcaaaataagaatGCATGAGTTGTCAAGTTTTACTTATGATATAAATAATGATactaattataatcataaatacTTTGGTCTTCAAGATTGTCCATCAATCATACATGTAGATTAATGAGTCTTCGAATATTGttatatacatgttttattggAGACTATAagctaaaagaaataaataataagtatgTAAATACACTAATATGTTTTAGGATAAATGAACTCTAATAGGTCATTATCTTGATAGTGTATGCATTTTGGTCCAATAAAAGTGTCTATTTTGTTAGGTACCTCTAGATCATACTTTCAAGTAGATGAACCGTCAATAGTCACTATTTTGATACTTAGAACTAAGGTACTAAAAATCACTTAACAAAATACGTATGATCTTTCATCGAGGATAAATGAATTATTACTAGTCGTTATCCTGGAATCTTGATTTCATAAACAAGTTTTCAGCAACATCccttttaggtttagggttgaATCAACATTAGCCCACATATGTATGCCTTGTTGCTTAAAAGATCATTACTAAAGCATCAATTGGAGATAACATATCTTATATGGCTAGACTCGAGCATTAATTAAGCATCAATTGGAGATAACATATCTTATATAGCTAGACTAAAGATAAGTCAATTCACTAATCATTTATGAGATAAAAGTACCATAATAGGCTATTATCCCAAAAGAAATTAGGAATGACAAGACGATTTGACCTTAGATAAAAGAGACACCGACCTAACCATCCATCCCTTTACTTTAAGGTCTAATCTCGTGCATTATAGCCATTGTCGTGACGTGCACGACGTCAAATGATGGAGCTGCCTCCTGAAACTGAATaaggttttgggtttaattataaaattatgatttgaggGAGTTACCATCTAATATTAGAGTCACTAGAAAACTTAATGGTTTACGAGAGCCTGGGTAAGGAGATTAGTTATGCAAGAGAAAGATGCATCAACCCCAGTGCATTTTATCTATGATAATTTGCATCATTAATTGATCACTAATCTAAGACATATTTCTATTTATTGGTTTCATCTAATGGTTCAAAGCAGATCTCCATTCGTAAGGAATTTTTTACCTTATCAGGTTAACTCATAATTgtttcaaaactcaaaatttagCATCACAATTATTTGCTAGATACAACCAATTCCTAAcatttattactattaatatatttaatttaatattgcgAGTATACATAACATTGCAAAATTGATacccaaatattaattaaacaaactaatttttgtgatatttttaaaattttgatcaaatccTAATAGAtgatcataaactggttataatatctatttttgtattttttttttaaaacatgataaaaatgcatttttttttttagaaagtatgtatgaaattgttttaaaatttggcTGTatgcaattaaaatatttgggttaattaaaactttttatctctttccttttttttttttaccatctatttaatgcaaaataaaaataaaatgcaacacacacacgcacacacattctctttttagtatattttactCACACACTccaaaagtgcatgtttattaaccacaaaaaatcaaaatttaacaataatttaaacacacaataaaaattcaaaaacttgcAAAATGATCTTTTCAAAAATTGCAAACAGGTTGAAGAGATTGATGGAAACTTAAGAAGGATATTAGAAGATTCTGGGATCGCTGGAATAGTGACAACATATGGGTTTTTGCACCATTAGCACCAGCGACGCTTGGGTTTATGCACCATCATTAGGAAGGAAAAACAATGGGTGGATCAAGTAGATCTCATATTCTTCTCAGCGGTAAGGGGTATTGCCAcctacaaaacaaagaaaaacccattaacacttgcttttattttttttttctcaaatctacctctttctttctctattataactctttttttttttttttatatcattagaTCTTctcctttctattttttgtaaACAAGGATTGTTGTGGGTGGAGGGAGGTTGGTGGTGCTGCcacaagaaagagaaaaagcAAAGGGAAGTTGTTGTGCTACTGCTGGTGATGATCAAGAGCTACTAATAAAGGGTCATGACTGGTGCTGTTGAGGGCTCACAAGTTTGTAGAGGAATGGGGTTGCTAGTGCTTCATCGTaggtttaatattaattatgattaatttacaacaaaataacaTTCTTAATTATATTGACTCATAAACCTTAATGAGTTAAAGTTTATTTAATCTTAAGCTCAACTCCAATTTATAAATCAAGTTAAGTTTTAACTCATTTAGAGTTCAACTTGTTTCTTGGCCCACACAATGTTGtgggttgataaaaaaaatttgaacctTAAAAAG is a genomic window of Populus alba chromosome 18, ASM523922v2, whole genome shotgun sequence containing:
- the LOC118054161 gene encoding probable pectinesterase 53, which encodes MSNSRYSSVHLFVLAILLLNSGQTLCHTKGLRTRNPRGVPPMMNASRVQFSEQQFMKWVTFVGSLKHSVFKAAKNKIFPSYTLIVAKNPSAGDFTTIQEAIDSLPFINLVRVIIKIRAGVYKEKVNIPPLKSFITMEGAGADNTIVQWGDTAQTPGARGQPMGTYSSATFAVNSPFFVAKNITFKNTAPLPAPGAMGQQAVALRISADTAAFLGCKFLGAQDTLYDHVGRHYYKDCYIEGSVDFIFGNGLSLFEGCHVHAIAQFTGALTAQGRSSLLEDTGFSFVNCKVTGSGALYLGRAWGPFSRVVFAYTYMDNIIIPKGWYNWGDPNRELTVFYGQYKCTGPGASFAGRVSWSRELTDSEAKPFTSLTFIDGSEWIKM